A window of Castanea sativa cultivar Marrone di Chiusa Pesio chromosome 1, ASM4071231v1 contains these coding sequences:
- the LOC142605713 gene encoding branched-chain amino acid aminotransferase 1, mitochondrial-like isoform X1 — MNRLLNIENQVDKRANTFHTLATTLLFLAMYEGTKVHRKEDGRLLLFRPEQNAIRMKFGVERMCMPSPSIDQFVDAVKQTVLANKRWVPPSGKGSLYIRPLLMGSGQILGGVSTLELVC, encoded by the exons ATGAATAGGCTTCTAAACATAGAGAACCAGGTTGATAAAAGAGCAAACACGTTTCACACCCTTGCAACTACATTATTGTTTCTg GCAATGTATGAAGGTACAAAAGTACATAGGAAAGAAGATGGGCGGCTTCTTCTCTTCCGTCCAGAGCAGAATGCGATTCGAATGAAATTTGGAGTAGAGAGAATGTGCATGCCATCACCCTCCATTGATCAATTTGTAGATGCTGTGAAGCAGACTGTCCTAGCCAACAAGCGTTGG GTTCCTCCTTCAGGAAAAGGGTCTCTGTACATTAGGCCTCTGCTCATGGGAAGTGGTCAAATATTGG GAGGGGTAAGCACCCTTGAACTTGTATGTTGA
- the LOC142605713 gene encoding branched-chain amino acid aminotransferase 1, mitochondrial-like isoform X2 — translation MNRLLNIENQAMYEGTKVHRKEDGRLLLFRPEQNAIRMKFGVERMCMPSPSIDQFVDAVKQTVLANKRWVPPSGKGSLYIRPLLMGSGQILGGVSTLELVC, via the exons ATGAATAGGCTTCTAAACATAGAGAACCAG GCAATGTATGAAGGTACAAAAGTACATAGGAAAGAAGATGGGCGGCTTCTTCTCTTCCGTCCAGAGCAGAATGCGATTCGAATGAAATTTGGAGTAGAGAGAATGTGCATGCCATCACCCTCCATTGATCAATTTGTAGATGCTGTGAAGCAGACTGTCCTAGCCAACAAGCGTTGG GTTCCTCCTTCAGGAAAAGGGTCTCTGTACATTAGGCCTCTGCTCATGGGAAGTGGTCAAATATTGG GAGGGGTAAGCACCCTTGAACTTGTATGTTGA